In Athalia rosae chromosome 6, iyAthRosa1.1, whole genome shotgun sequence, one DNA window encodes the following:
- the LOC105692182 gene encoding carbonic anhydrase 1 — protein sequence MKLFVFAAMCSLLDGARFAAHAADVWGYEGKYGPDSWEGLCNTGEYQSPIDIVTDDAVKTDLSSLKFTKYDFAFRADVINTGHGIQIVTVGIPIPLKGGSLPYTYYLEQMHFHWGAEHTINGEQDALELHFVHYARQYDNVTYASEFKNGVAVVAVLFEISNEDNDYLEQIIDAVQDVSLINSNVTRRTLASKLIPSLLLPKDHTSYYRYYGSLTTPSCQEAVIWTILSNKLSISVSQIEIFKKVRSFNETLAYNNRPIQKLGHRTVYHHLEGYSSAQNPLPGSFLMFLTVLSILTQI from the exons CAAGATTCGCGGCACATGCGGCTGACGTTTGGGGCTACGAGGGTAAATACG gTCCTGATTCGTGGGAGGGATTGTGCAACACGGGGGAATACCAATCGCCGATCGACATTGTTACCGATGACGCTGTAAAAACGGATTTGTCATCCTTGAAATTCACCAAATATGATTTCGCATTCAGAGCGGACGTTATAAACACGGGCCACGgaa ttcaaaTCGTGACGGTAGGGATACCGATTCCTTTGAAAGGGGGCAGTTTGCCGTACACCTATTACCTCGAACAAATGCACTTTCACTGGGGTGCCGAGCACACGATAAACGGGGAACAAGATGCACTCGAACTTCATTTCGTTCACTACGCGAGACAATACGACAACGTCACTTACGCCTCGGAATTTAAAAACGGGGTTGCTGTGGTCGCTGTACTTTTCGAG ATCAGCAACGAGGACAACGATTATTTGGAACAAATAATCGACGCGGTACAAGATGTTTCTTTAATAAATTCTAACGTGACGAGAAGAACGTTGGCCAGTAAATTGATACCATCTTTATTGCTGCCAAAAGATCACACTTCGTATTACAGATATTACGGCTCACTGACGACACCGAGTTGTCAAGAAGCTGTGATATGGACGATATTGAGCAACAAATTGTCGATCTCCGTATCACAG attgaaattttcaaaaaagtcaGAAGCTTCAACGAGACCCTCGCTTACAACAACAGGCCTATTCAGAAACTTGGACATCGAACGGTTTACCATCACTTGGAGGGATATTCGTCGGCTCAAAATCCCCTGCCGGGATCGTTTCTTATGTTCCTAACCGTCCTGTCGATACTCAcgcaaatataa
- the LOC105692139 gene encoding odorant receptor 4-like isoform X1, whose product MRSYGLGETNSVMNFLSGNFFPMKLNGDINPVLKYISMCFSWIIMIIYTTSSIVAVILLPRKIVMQSNTVALTVDIEAILIVVYINIRLSFLKRLVNKMQEILIENYKMEDAISRTLDPISKPINIYLVCSTVSVIVWSGKSILKLFNQERFTYTDFVVPGYYPFEPFTKTSFALYTVISAMGGFYTVVKKSAIDVYVIYIIAILTSHYKYLKDDLADILDITETKGGENPTNHEQEKMVKKRLVVWIRQHQAVQEVGRMFRNLVSLNVLLTYVNCSFRFCFLGYMIIKMQLEFFEKLLLMMYTGGVLIQLYLLCYCVQELLDASCSVTSKAFRGQWYTHGTSTKKIFSIIIMADNIEKRFSAFGTFDLSLSTITQVINNGYSACLFLLNVE is encoded by the exons ATGCGTTCTTACGGTCTTGGTGAAACTAACAGTGTCATGAATTTTCTCTCcggtaattttttccccatgaAATTGAACGGTGACATTAATCCGgttttgaaatatatttccatGTGTTTCTCATGGATTATCATGATAATCTATACCACCTCGAGTATCGTCGCGGTTATTTTACTACCGCGTAAAATCGTGATGCAAAGTAACACCGTAGCATTAACGGTGGACATCGAAGCGATTTTGATCGTGgtctatataaatataagacTGTCATTTCTGAAACGTTTGGTAAATAAAATGCAGGAAATTCTaatcgaaaattataaaatggaAGACGCTATTTCGCGTACTTTAGATCCGATAAGTAAAcccattaatatttatttagtGTGCAGTACAGTTTCCGTAATTGTTTGGTCCGGTAAATCTattctgaaattatttaatcagGAGCGATTCACCTACACAGATTTTGTCGTACCGGGCTACTACCCGTTCGAACCTTTCACGAAAACTTCGTTCGCCCTTTACACCGTAATTTCCGCAATGGGTGGCTTTTATACGGTCGTTAAAAAATCCGCTATCGATGTCTACGTTATTTACATTATTGCCATACTGACTTCTCACtacaaatatttgaaagatGATCTGGCTGACATATTGGATATCACCGAAACCAAAGGTGGAGAAAATCCGACGAATCACG AACAGGAAAAAATGGTTAAAAAACGACTAGTCGTGTGGATACGACAACATCAAGCTGTCCAGGA gGTCGGTCGGATGTTCAGAAACCTTGTTTCCCTCAACGTACTTTTGACCTACGTGAATTGCAGTTTTCGATTCTGTTTTTTGGGATACATGATAATCAAG atgCAATTagagttttttgaaaaattgctccTCATGATGTACACCGGAGGAGTGTTGATTCAGCTGTACTTACTCTGCTACTGCGTCCAGGAGTTATTAGACGCG aGCTGCTCGGTTACTTCCAAAGCATTCCGCGGACAGTGGTACACGCATGGTACGTCGACTAAAAAAATCTTCAGCATCATCATCATGGCggataatattgaaaaaagattttccgcATTCGGAACGTTCGACTTGTCATTGTCAACGATCACGCAG GTTATCAACAACGGTTACTCCGCCTGTTTGTTTCTACTGAATGTAGAATAG
- the LOC105692139 gene encoding odorant receptor 4-like isoform X2, translating into MRSYGLGETNSVMNFLSDFVVPGYYPFEPFTKTSFALYTVISAMGGFYTVVKKSAIDVYVIYIIAILTSHYKYLKDDLADILDITETKGGENPTNHEQEKMVKKRLVVWIRQHQAVQEVGRMFRNLVSLNVLLTYVNCSFRFCFLGYMIIKMQLEFFEKLLLMMYTGGVLIQLYLLCYCVQELLDASCSVTSKAFRGQWYTHGTSTKKIFSIIIMADNIEKRFSAFGTFDLSLSTITQVINNGYSACLFLLNVE; encoded by the exons ATGCGTTCTTACGGTCTTGGTGAAACTAACAGTGTCATGAATTTTCTCTCcg ATTTTGTCGTACCGGGCTACTACCCGTTCGAACCTTTCACGAAAACTTCGTTCGCCCTTTACACCGTAATTTCCGCAATGGGTGGCTTTTATACGGTCGTTAAAAAATCCGCTATCGATGTCTACGTTATTTACATTATTGCCATACTGACTTCTCACtacaaatatttgaaagatGATCTGGCTGACATATTGGATATCACCGAAACCAAAGGTGGAGAAAATCCGACGAATCACG AACAGGAAAAAATGGTTAAAAAACGACTAGTCGTGTGGATACGACAACATCAAGCTGTCCAGGA gGTCGGTCGGATGTTCAGAAACCTTGTTTCCCTCAACGTACTTTTGACCTACGTGAATTGCAGTTTTCGATTCTGTTTTTTGGGATACATGATAATCAAG atgCAATTagagttttttgaaaaattgctccTCATGATGTACACCGGAGGAGTGTTGATTCAGCTGTACTTACTCTGCTACTGCGTCCAGGAGTTATTAGACGCG aGCTGCTCGGTTACTTCCAAAGCATTCCGCGGACAGTGGTACACGCATGGTACGTCGACTAAAAAAATCTTCAGCATCATCATCATGGCggataatattgaaaaaagattttccgcATTCGGAACGTTCGACTTGTCATTGTCAACGATCACGCAG GTTATCAACAACGGTTACTCCGCCTGTTTGTTTCTACTGAATGTAGAATAG